The nucleotide window AAAGGAGGAACAGAGCATAATAATAGGTGATAACATTGAGGTGAAGATACTCTCAATAAAGGGAGATACTGTAAAAATTGGAATTTCTGCTCCTCCGGAGTTGAAAATATATAGAAAAGAGATTTTGGAGGAAATCCAGAAAGCTAATATAAGGGCGGTTGCTAGCTCTAAGAATCTTAAGGA belongs to Brevinematia bacterium and includes:
- the csrA gene encoding carbon storage regulator CsrA, which produces MLVLSRKEEQSIIIGDNIEVKILSIKGDTVKIGISAPPELKIYRKEILEEIQKANIRAVASSKNLKDIILGKVREARGESNL